One window of the Candidatus Aegiribacteria sp. genome contains the following:
- the ruvB gene encoding Holliday junction branch migration DNA helicase RuvB: MSRESIISGGSESIDESTLTSLRPKNLDGYIGQESVVKKLSIAIQAALGRGEPLDHILFHGPPGLGKTTLAHIVATEMNAGFVSASGPALERAADLVGILTNLQQGDIFFIDEMHRLPRIVEEYLYPAMEDFEIDIILDPGPHARTVKLDLAEFTIVGATTRAGLITGPMRDRFGLSLHMQFYTPSELTEIVRRSSTILKIDITDGGAETIALRSRGTPRISNRLLKRVRDFAQVEEKDSITEDVAVEAMDIHGIDEAGLDSLDRKYLQIIIKQYTGGPVGVAALAATLNEEQDTLIDVVEPFLLSAGFLNRTSRGRMSTPKACRHLGLDHRGQEELLL; encoded by the coding sequence GTGAGCAGAGAGTCTATTATTTCAGGCGGATCAGAGAGCATAGACGAAAGCACGCTTACTTCTCTTCGACCGAAGAATCTGGACGGGTACATCGGGCAGGAATCTGTAGTTAAGAAACTATCCATAGCCATTCAGGCTGCTCTCGGAAGAGGCGAACCTCTTGATCATATTCTGTTTCACGGTCCTCCCGGACTTGGAAAGACAACTCTCGCTCATATAGTAGCAACCGAAATGAATGCAGGTTTTGTTTCCGCGTCCGGCCCAGCTCTTGAAAGAGCTGCTGATCTGGTAGGAATACTCACCAATCTTCAGCAGGGTGATATCTTCTTCATCGATGAAATGCACAGATTACCAAGAATTGTCGAAGAGTACCTGTATCCCGCTATGGAGGATTTCGAAATAGACATTATTCTTGATCCAGGTCCTCATGCCCGAACAGTAAAACTTGATCTCGCCGAATTCACGATAGTTGGTGCCACTACGAGGGCCGGGCTTATCACCGGACCAATGAGGGACAGATTCGGCCTGTCGCTCCACATGCAATTCTATACTCCGAGCGAGCTTACTGAAATTGTTCGCAGATCATCAACGATTCTTAAAATTGATATCACTGATGGAGGAGCGGAGACAATAGCTCTTCGGTCCCGGGGAACACCCAGAATATCCAACAGACTTCTTAAGAGGGTTCGCGATTTTGCGCAGGTTGAAGAAAAGGATTCCATTACAGAGGATGTCGCAGTTGAGGCAATGGATATTCATGGTATCGATGAAGCCGGACTGGACAGTCTGGACAGGAAATATCTTCAGATAATCATAAAACAGTATACAGGCGGTCCGGTTGGTGTCGCTGCTCTAGCTGCAACCCTGAACGAGGAACAGGATACTCTCATCGATGTCGTCGAGCCCTTTCTTCTTTCAGCCGGATTTCTGAACAGAACAAGCAGAGGAAGGATGTCTACTCCAAAAGCATGCAGGCATCTGGGGCTTGATCACAGGGGTCAGGAAGAATTGCTATTGTGA